From a region of the Sesamum indicum cultivar Zhongzhi No. 13 linkage group LG3, S_indicum_v1.0, whole genome shotgun sequence genome:
- the LOC105157312 gene encoding putative late blight resistance protein homolog R1A-10, producing the protein MADAAVEFLLDNLQQLLIYHTHLISDAKNQVEKLESDLRLFKAFLRDSTKKRRKDESLRELVRQIRDVVYEAEDIIDAFVTQAAESKSKSYFLRAFQTPVKLHGIAVDIERVGVKVKDIYGDKNRIDFASLNVGDGGPEESEPPTVRQENVVGFEDEAEKLIGYLTQETTQLDVVSIIGMPGLGKTTLAGKIFRDPAILYEFPTRIWVYVSQDFTRKNIFLAILREFTRIDEEMYHKSDQELARLVASHLERGKFLLVMDDVWTAEDWEKLQIALPKSNKMGKVLITSRHVEVGQYANKNRLPHMLRFLTQDESWLLLQLEVFGKPECPPELEVLGKLIVDQCDRLPLAIVVIGGILVKKFSASDDISAKRNAWTKVSNSVSTYLSEDPGRRMEKIIALSYDKLPYHLRACFLYLGMFPEDFEIPVWKLIRMWIAEGFIQEKSGISLEETAENYLEDLINRNLLRVEKRRSDGRVKTCRIHDMLRDFCIKEAGNERENFLQEMKRSSDGFEPSVAEVQKFRRLCIHSSILSFISARPYGPRVRSFVCFSKEEVALPTENVAAIPAAFKLLRVLEVKPIKFTKIPSDLYQLVHLRYLTLSINLAILPAAFSKLWNIQTLVVDTTSRTLEIKADIWKMIQLRHLKTNASTTLPKTGKSSKEGERLRTLGTISPQSCTEEVFERARNLKKLGIRGRLAMLIDGKSGSFDSLGKLENLEKLKLLNDVFPSPPSEGQLRSLPPPYKFPRKLKSLTLSDTFLDWSHISTLGLLENLEVLKLNDKSFMGKCWQAADGGFRRLEVLHIGRTDLVFWVASAHHFPRLRRLELHNCEELKEVPIGLAEIENFQVLDLYRTKFAAASAKKIGDAKKKKEEQNGKVGAFKLSIFPLEE; encoded by the exons ATGGCTGACGCGGCGGTGGAGTTCCTGCTGGACAACCTCCAGCAGCTACTGATTTACCACACCCATTTGATAAGTGACGCCAAAAACCAGGTGGAGAAGCTGGAGAGCGATCTCCGCCTCTTCAAAGCCTTCCTCAGGGACTCCACCAAGAAGCGGCGGAAGGACGAGAGCCTGCGGGAGCTCGTCCGCCAGATACGCGACGTCGTCTACGAGGCGGAGGACATCATCGACGCCTTCGTGACGCAGGCCGCCGAGAGCAAGTCCAAGAGTTACTTCCTGAGAGCTTTTCAGACGCCGGTCAAACTCCACGGCATCGCCGTCGACATCGAGAGGGTTGGGGTCAAGGTAAAAGATATCTACGGCGACAAAAACAGGATTGACTTCGCCAGCCTCAATGTCGGAGATGGAGGGCCTGAAGAATCAGAG CCTCCCACGGTCAGACAGGAGAATGTGGTGGGTTTTGAAGATGAAGCAGAAAAATTAATAGGTTATCTCACTCAAGAAACTACACAGCTTGATGTCGTCTCCATCATTGGTATGCCTGGTCTTGGCAAGACAACATTGGCAGGAAAAATCTTTCGTGATCCAGCAATCCTATATGAATTTCCCACCCGCATATGGGTTTATGTCTCTCAAGATTTCACAAGAAAAAACATCTTTCTTGCCATTCTGAGAGAATTCACTAGGATTGATGAGGAGATGTATCATAAAAGTGATCAAGAGTTAGCCCGACTAGTTGCGTCTCATCTAGAGAGGGGCAAATTCTTGCTTGTCATGGATGATGTGTGGACAGCTGAGGATTGGGAAAAACTCCAAATTGCTTTGCCAAAGAGCAATAAGATGGGTAAAGTCTTGATTACTAGCCGTCATGTTGAAGTGGGTCAATATGCTAATAAAAATAGACTTCCCCACATGTTGCGTTTCTTGACTCAAGACGAGAGTTGGTTGTTGCTCCAATTGGAGGTTTTTGGAAAGCCCGAGTGCCCTCCTGAGTTGGAAGTTCTTGGAAAACTAATTGTAGATCAATGTGATCGACTGCCGCTTGCAATTGTGGTCATTGGAGGTATACTTGTCAAAAAGTTTTCAGCATCAGATGATATATCTGCAAAAAGAAATGCATGGACAAAAGTGTCGAACAGCGTGAGCACATATCTCAGTGAGGACCCTGGGAGACGcatggaaaaaattatagcattgAGTTATGATAAATTGCCTTACCACCTGAGGGCATGCTTTCTCTATTTGGGAATGTTCCCTGAAGACTTTGAGATCCCAGTTTGGAAATTGATCCGCATGTGGATTGCAGAAGGATTTATACAAGAAAAGTCAGGTATCAGCTTGGAGGAAACTGCAGAAAACTACTTGGAGGATCTTATTAATAGGAATTTACTAAGAGTTGAGAAGAGGCGATCTGATGGTAGAGTTAAAACGTGTCGCATTCATGACATGCTACGtgatttttgtataaaagaagcCGGAAATGAGAGGGAAAACTTTCtccaagaaatgaaaaggtCTAGTGATGGATTTGAACCTTCGGTTGCTGAAGTACAAAAGTTTCGTCGTCTTTGTATTCATTCCAGTATCCTTAGCTTTATCTCTGCAAGACCTTATGGTCCTCGTGTCCgatcttttgtttgtttctccAAAGAAGAAGTTGCCTTGCCGACAGAAAATGTTGCAGCGATTCCGGCAGCTTTCAAATTGCTAAGAGTTCTTGAAGTCAAGCCcatcaaatttacaaaaattccTAGTGACTTGTACCAGTTGGTTCATTTAAGATATCTCACCCTGTCCATCAATTTAGCAATTCTTCCTGCAGCCTTCTCCAAGCTTTGGAACATACAAACTCTTGTAGTCGATACAACATCCCGTACACTTGAAATCAAAGCAGATATTTGGAAGATGATTCAGTTAAGACATTTAAAGACAAATGCATCCACTACTTTGCCGAAGACTGGGAAAAGTAGTAAAGAAGGTGAAAGACTTCGTACACTTGGTACAATTTCACCACAAAGTTGCACAGAGGAAGTATTTGAAAGAGCTCgcaatttgaagaaattggGCATTCGTGGGCGACTAGCCATGCTTATAGATGGCAAGAGTGGATCGTTTGATAGTCTGGGGAAATTGGAAAATCTTGAAAAGCTGAAGCTACTAAATGATGTCTTTCCCAGTCCACCTTCCGAAGGCCAATTGCGTAGCCTTCCTCCACCTTACAAATTCCCAAGGAAACTAAAGAGCCTAACTTTGTCTGATACTTTTCTTGATTGGAGTCATATTTCCACCCTAGGACTGTTGGAGAACCTGGAGGTGCTCAAGCTCAACGATAAATCTTTCATGGGGAAGTGCTGGCAGGCAGCGGATGGAGGTTTTCGCCGTCTTGAAGTGTTGCACATTGGACGAACAGATTTAGTTTTCTGGGTAGCTTCGGCTCATCATTTCCCTCGACTTAGACGCCTTGAGCTGCACAACTGTGAGGAACTTAAAGAAGTTCCAATTGGGCTGGCTGAAATAGAAAACTTCCAAGTCTTGGACTTGTACCGTACAAAATTTGCAGCTGCCTCTGCCAAAAAAATTGGAGatgcaaaaaagaagaaagaggagcAAAACGGCAAGGTTGGTGCCTTCAAGCTCTCCATTTTCCCCCTCGAGGAATGA